The following is a genomic window from Chthoniobacterales bacterium.
CAGATATGGGGAAGGAAAAAGCCCCGACCTATTTCATAGTCAACGCATCGTGCCTGGAGTCGGCAGCGCGTATCCGCCACTTCGACACGCATAGCCGCGAGGAGGTTTCCGCGGACAACTGGCTGCCGTCCGGCCCCGTCACCGTCGGAATCACCGCGGGCGCTTCATGCCCGAGCAATCTCATCGAGGATGTGCTCCGGCGGTTGCTGGAATTGCGCGGCTTGAAGCCCGAGCCGGTCTGACTTGCCAAGGAGCGGATCGCTTGCTCCATCGGATTGTGGTCGGTGCGGTCCACCACCATGGCCGTGTCGCCGGATTATTCTTTTTCCACCGGAACGTAATCGGATGACTGTCCCTCCCGCGTGAGGCGCACGGAGATCTTCCCCGGCTGCTTGTTGCGCAATTCGACCGATATTTTGCCTTCGCCGTTTGCTTGGAAATTTTGCCAGGCCGCATCCAACGGTGTCGCGTCCGGTGGTGCCGTATCCGGCGGCGTTTCGTCGGTTAAGTTGCCGCGCGTCACGCGGAGCGAGAGCGCGCGCCACACGCCGTCCCGTTTGACGACTGAGATATCCACCGCCGCTGTGTTGCCCGACTCGTCCGAACGCTTTCCTTCGAAGCCGACGAGCAGCGCGGCCAGGGCCGCTGCTTGACAATCGGAAAAGATTCAATAGTTTAGCAATCAATGAATCGTCAGTGCCATGCCATGAAGCTCGAGTTGGGGCGCAACGAGGCGGTGTGCGGCAAGGTGCTCGACTTGCTTCATCTCGTTTCGGGCAAGGTGCGTTTCCGGATTATCTGCCTCCTCGCCCGCGGCGACTTCTGCGTGCGGGACATCGCCGGGGTGGTCGGCCACGGCAATCTGTCGAACACCTCGCAGCAGCTGAAAATCCTGCGCATGGCCGGGGTGGTCGGACACCGCCGCGAGCAGCGCAACATCATATACTTTCTCGCCGATGAACGTGTCCGGAAAATGATCCGTTTTCTGCGTCGCGAATTCCTGGCATCCGAAAAATGAAAACACTCCTCATCTTGGGCGCCGGAACCGGCGGGACAATGATGGCCAGCCATCTGCGCAAAAAACTTCCGGGGAACGAGTGGAACATCCGGATCATCGACCGCGCCCTTGACCACTACTATCAGCCCGGGTTTCTTTTCATGCCGTTCGGCATTTACTCGGAGAAAGATGTTTACCGCCCCATGGGTCGCGTGATTCCCAAGGGGGTGGAATACACCGAAGCCGAGGTCGATCGCGTCGATGCGGATGCGAACCGCGTGCTGCTCAAAAACGGCAATGCGGCAGGTTATGACATTCTCATCGTCGCAACGGGTGTGCATCCGGAACCGGAACAGGTGGAGGGGATGGCCGGCCCCGACTGGCGCAAGAACATCCATGAATTTTACACTTTCGAGGGTGCGAAAGCTCTTGCCGCGCGGTTGAAGTCTTGGAAGGGCGGACGCCTTGTCGTTCACGTCTGCGAGATGCCGATCAAGTGCCCGGTGGCACCGCTCGAGTTCTGCTTTCTCGCCGATGCATGGCTGACGCAGCACGGGTTGCGCGACAAAACAGACATCAGCTATGTCACGCCGCTGTCCGGCGCGTTCACCAAGCCGGTGGCGTCCGGAATCCTCGGCCGCTTGCTCGGCGAGAAGCGGATCTCGGTGGTCCACGACTTCGCCATCGCGCGAGTGGATCCGGAAGATCACAGAATGGTGTCGTGGGATGAAAAGGAAGTGACTTACGACCTTCTCGTCACTGTTCCGCCGAACATGGGTGACCCGATGATTGAGCGTTCGGGACTCGGCGATGAAATGAATTTCGTCCCCACGGACAAACACACGCTGCAGTCCAAGGCGCACAAGAACATCTTCGTGATCGGGGATGCCACCGATGTGCCCACGTCGAAAGCCGGATCGGTGGCGCATTTCGAATGCGAAGTTCTCACGGAAAACATTCTTGGCCACATCCGCGGCGAGGAACTCACCGCGCATTTCGACGGGCACGCCAATTGCTTCATCGAGTCGGGCCACGGCAAAGGTTTCCTTCTCGATTTCAATTACGACCAGGAGCCGCTCACCGGAACTTTCCCGTTTCCCGTCGTCGGGCCGATGAAACTGCTGTCCGAGTCACGATTGAATCACCTCGGCAAAATGGCCTTTAAATGGATTTACTGGAATGTGCTGCTTCCGGGACTGCCGATACCGTTTGTCGGCCATAAGATGTCCATGGCCGGGAAAAATCTTCCGTCCAAAGCCGCGTAACCTTTTCCGCCGATCGCAATCTCAACAAACACCGCACAGTATATGCCTACAAAAATATTCGCGGGAACACCCGTGGACACCGACGACGAGGGCTACCTCGTGAATCACGCCCAATGGAACAAGGATGTCGCCGCCGCGCTCGCCGCGGAGGAGGGCATCACGCTCACGGACTCGCATTGGAAGATCCTCGATTTCATCGACAAGGACTTCAAGGAGCGCGGCGCCGTTCCCGGAATGCGCCGAATGAACAAGATCGGCAACATCGCGACCAAGGATCTTTACTCTCTCTTTCCCGACGGCCCGATCAAAAAGGCCGCCAAAATCAGCGGCTATCCCAAACCCGCAAGCTGCGTGTAAAAAATCCAACAATCCGATAAACCATGTCTGACAAAATAAAAAAAGTTTCCATCATCGTCTCGAAGGGGTCGCTGGACGGGATTTATCCCGGGCTCATCATGGGCAACGGCGCCCGCATGGAAGGCATCGAGGCGAATCTCTTTTTCACCTTTTTCGGTCTTTACGGTATCCTGAAAAAATACATGGGCGGCATCAAGATCGCCACGGTCGGCAATCCCGCCATGCGCGTCCCCGATGCCAAGGGCTTCCCGCTCCCCACCATCCTCGGTGCGCTGCCGGGTATGTCCGCCTTTGCCACGTGGATGATGAACAAAGAAATGGAGGCGCTCGATATCCCGCCCGTGCCGGAATTCATCGAGATGATTCACGACGCCGGCGGGAAGATCTACGCCTGCAAGGCAACGGTGGATATGTTCCATCTCAAGCCCGAGGACTTCTGCCCGCAGGTGGAAAAAGTTCTCACCGTCGGCGAGTTCTACGAACTCTCCGCCGGCGGACAAATTATATTCACCTGAATAATCTGCTGGCGGGCATCCCCGCCATTGGGCAAGGAGCCACGATCGTCAGAATCGGGGCTGCTCTTTTCGGGAGTGGCCAAAGCAGACCGTCACAAATCGTGCGCCGTGACGGTATAAGTGTCCTTGATCCGATCCCCTTCCTTGAATGCAAGGTCATTCGCATTGGTCGGACCAAGTCCGTAGAATGGAAATGGCAAATCCCCAACATAGATGGTGTAACCGTGCGCGTTACAGGCAACGCAAGAGTGCCGTTCACACCTGCGCCCAGTTCCCGCGCACCGGGTTGCTGGTGCGTTCGTTGAGGGGTTCCGGCGAGATGATGCGATAAGATTTCGGATCCCATACGACCTCCGCTCCGGACTGGATGGCGAGCGCGGAGAGATGGCTCAACGCGTCCGAGCGCACGGCATCGCCGATCGGTCCGATCGACGGCGTGTGCTGGCGGACGGCATCGACGAAAGCGCGGTAGTAGTCGTTGTCATAAGGCACGCGTTTGGCATCCGGGCCATGCTTGACCCGGAACCATTCCGGGTTGCTCGCGGCGTATCCCTCGCGGCTCAGGCTCACCCAGCCCTTTGTGCCGAAGAAAGTGGTGCCGTTGCGGCACCAGTCCTTCCGGTAGGCCTCCACCACCGGCTTGGCGATGTTATCGCTCATGAAGCGGGTCTTGATGCCGCCGGCGAACTCCATCCGGACGTCCCACGTGGTGATGGTGTTGAAGAGTGCGTCCGGTGTGGCGACAGTGCCGGTGCCGCGGATCTTGAACGGCCCCTGCTGGTCGTAGTCCAGCCCCCAGAGCGAGATGTCCAGCGGATGCGCTCCCCAGCCGGCGATGAAGCCGAGCGCGTAATCGGCGCAGAACCACGAGGCCGGACTCTTGATGCGGTCCTCGGTGCAGGGTCTCATCGGGGCGGGGCCGATGTAGAGTTCATAGTCCAGCCCGTCCGGGATGGGGATTTCCTCGAGTGATCCACCGCCTATCCCTTCGTAAGCCCAGATGTCGATGTGCTCGATATCGCCAATGTAACCGTTGAGGACAAGTTCGATACCGCGGCGGATGATTTCCTGGCTGCGCTGTTGGGTGCCATACTGGAAAATGCGGTCGTGCTTCACGCATGCGTCGAGCATTGCCTTGTTCTGGGCCAGCGAGTGGCCAAGCGGCTTCTCGACGTAGACGTCCTTGCCGGCGCGCACCGCTTCGAGGCCGATGGGCACATGCCAGTGGTCGGGTGTGGCGATGATGACGGCGTCGATGTCGGGATCGGCGAGGAGTTCGCGGAAGTCGTTGTGTAGCTTGGGCGTGTGGCCTTGAATTTGCATCACTGTCTGTCCCGCGGCCTCACGCCGCTGGCGGAAAGGGTCGGCAATGGCCACGGAGCGCGCCCCGGGAACCGACAGGAAATTTTGCAGCAGGCCGCTGCCTCGGCCGCCCACGCCGATATGGCCCAGGCGGATGATGTTGCGCCCCAGTATGTCTTCGCCCACGGCGCGGCGTGATGGCATCATCAAAAAATAGGTGAGTGCGGCGGCGGAGTTTTGCAGAAAACGGCGGCGGGTTGTCATTCCGGGTTTGGGCGTTGAAAGTTGAGGGTCAAGCGATGGTGTATCATGCGGCCCACCGGCGCAGGCGTTCTGCGGAAACCTTGACGGCCTCCTCGCCGGCGACCTCAAGCGTGGTGGGGCCGTCGAAGCCCGCGGCGAGCAACTCCTTGACGATGGCCTCGATGCCGACCAGGCCGTCGCCCAGCGGAATGAGTCCCATGCCGCAGCCGAAGCGGGTGCCGCGTTCCGGCAGCCATTCCTCGGGCATGTCCTTCCAGTGGACGTGTTTGATGCGCGATCCGAAGGTTTTGACGAACTCGATTGGGTCGCCTCCGCCCAACCACGAGTTGCCGGTGTCCAGGTTGATGCCGACGGTGCCCTCGTGGCCGAGGGCGTCGAGGATGCGGCTCATGCCATCGACCGTGTCGGTGAGGATGCCGTGAGGTTCCAACAAAAGCTCAATTCCGAAAGAATCCGCCCAGCGCACCGGTTCGTGGAGCTTTTCACGGATGCAGAACAGTCGCTGCTCGTCGCTCAGGCGGTGGCCGAAGTCCGTCTTCGGGTCGCCCTCGGTGGTGATGACCTGTTTCACGCCGAGGAAATGGGCGAGTTTGAGCGCCTTGATGATCTCAGTCGTGCCGTAGCGGTCTGGCGAGGTGGGATCCAAAAGGTTGGCGTGCGCGCAGACGCTGGTGAGGGTGAGGCCGAACTCGTTGACCATATCGAGAATGGTCGACGGGTGGGAGTCCAAGCTGAACGACGCGGAAAAACCGTATTCGGTGCCGAGCGTGGCGCCGTCGTGGTTGTCGGTCAGGTCGGCATGGTCGAAGCCGAGTTGGCGGATCAGTTCGAACTGGCGCCGCATCGGCGAGAAAGGTTGGATCAGGGCGAAGCAGCCGATTTTCATGGGTTGGAATGGTTCTGGTGTCGGATGTCGGGTCAAAGGCTTTGCGGCGTGGCGAAGGCGCGCCAGTCCTCTTCCCAATAGTTGATACCGTTGATCAACTTCCACGACCACCACAGGCCGCGATGCCAAGGGTGATCGGCGGGTTCGAAGGCAGTCAGCACCTCGCCGTCCACCGTGTAGACGGGGTGGAACCAAGACTTCGGCTTGGCGGGGTCGAACACCAGCCGCCAGACGCTCCTGTCGTTGTGGCGAAGGGCGAGGCTGGTGTCCGTGCGTGACCACGAGAAACCGGCAGGCGCTGCCGCTTCGCTGGATTCCCCAGCCGCGAGCAGGGGACTTACCAGCTGAGCCAGCGCGAGACCAATCAGGAGCAGTTTCACCGTAGGGAAGAATATCGTCCAATTGGAGCCGCTATGCTTGCAAAGTTGGCCAGTGGTAAATATTGCACATCCTTGCGCCATGAAAAAGCGCCGCACCTTCCGCACCGAGCGCGAATTATTTCATGCCGACACATGTGAGCCGCTGAAGAACGCCGCGGCTTGCGGCGACCTGCGCCTGCATGCGCTCGGACAAGGCGCCTATCCGGGCGGCCGGCTGCCGCGGCATGATTTCAAGGAGCTGCTGAGTGTGGGGTCTTGGAACGCAGCGACAGATCAATCGTGGGGTCTTGATTGGCATTGCAACGAAGGCATCGAGATCGGCTACCTTTACGCGGGACGTATCCCGTTCGCCACGGACGATGGAGCTTTCGAGGTCGGTCCGGGCCATCTCACGATCACCCGGCCTTGGCAGCGCCACCGTGTGGGCCAGCCCATGGTGCCAGCGAGTCATTATTCATGGATCATCCTCGACGTGGGCGTGCGCCGACCAAACCAGGTATGGCGCTGGCCCAAGTGGCTGCTCGCTCCGGAAAAAGTCCGGCGGAGCCTCACCGCGCAGCTCAGCCACAACGAGCGTCCGGTCTGGCGTGCGAACCAAAGCATCGCGGCTTGTTTCCGGAAACTCGATGCAGCCGTCGCGCTGGGGGCCGGCGGGGCCAACCGGGCGATGCTCAAGGTGGTCATCAGCGAACTGCTCCTGCTGCTGGCCGGCCTGCTGGAATCGCGCAACCCGCGACTCGACACATCCGTGCCCGGCAGCGAGCGGACGGTGCGTTGGTTTCTCGCCAACCTGCCGCGCCGGCTCGACGAGCCGTGGTCGCTCGACACGATGGCCGCAGCGTGCGGGATTGGACGCACGCATTTTGCCAGTTGCTGCCGGAAGATCGTCAACTGCCCGCCTGTCGAGTATCTCATCCGTTGCCGCCTCGATGCAGCGGCCGCCATGCTCCGGGCAGAACCCGCCATCCGCATCACGGAGATCGCCTTCCGCTGCGGCTTCCATTCCAGCCAGTATTTCGCGAGCGCCTTCCGGAAGCGTTTCGGGTGCAGCCCGGGCGAGGCTCGCAGTCGCCCGGTGCAACCGGGCATTCGGTGACGTGGGCGCTATTTCACGCTTTCGAGAACTTGATCAGGCCCCAAGAAAAACTGACCAAAACACCCGAATCCTACGGACTATTCAGTCCTGCTCGCGCTCATCGTCGCGGCTCCTGCGGTGAAATTTGGTCCTTTCGCGGCAAGAGTTGTGTTTCCGCCTGCGGTGAAGCATTCGATGGTTCTCAGGCCATGATTTCTTCGTGGAAGAGTCGGCCTTCGGTGCTCGGGCGGACGTAGCCGGCGCGGATGGTGAAATTGCCGAAGCGTTCGCCATCCTCGCGCTCTTTCGCGTAGCGGCGGATGATCGGGGCAAGCTCCGCGACGATCTGGTCGGCCTGAACGGAGGGCTTGTAAAGTTTGTTGAGTCGAGATCCGTCGAAGGCCGCACCGAGGTAAATGTTGTATTTGCCCGGGGCGCGACCGACGAAGCCGATCTCGCCGAGATACGGACGCGCGCACCCGTTCGGACATCCGGTCATACGCACGACGATGGCATCGTGGCGAAGTCCGCATTCTTCGATGACGGCATCGAGTTGGGTGACGAGGTCGGGCAGATACCTCTCGCTCTCGGCGAGGGCGAGACCGCACGTCGGCAGGGCGACGCAAGCCATGGAGTTGAGCCGCAGTCCGGTGAGACGTTCGGGGTGGTCGAGTTTGTATTCAGCGAGCAGCGCCTCGATGCGCGGCTTGGCCTCGTCGGTCACGCCGCCGATGATGACGTTCTGGTTCGCCGTGAGGCGGAAGTCGCCGGTGTGGATCTTGGCGATCTCGCGGAGTCCGGTCTTGGTCTTGAGTTCATCCGTGTCGCGCAGGCGTCCATTCTGCACAAAAAGCGTGTAGTGCCAGCGGCCGTCGGTTCCCCGTGTCCACCCGTAGCGGTCGCCGGAGTCATCGAACTTGAACGGGCGGGACTCGCCGAGCTTGTAGCCGAGGCGTTTTTCCAGCTCGTCGCGGAACCATTCAACACCGCGGTCTTCGATGGTGTATTTCAGCCGCGCGTGTTTGCGGTTCGTGCGGTCGCCGAAATCGCGCTGCACCATGACAACTTTTTCGGCCACGTCCACGACCTGCTCGCGGGTGCAAAAGCCGATGAGGTTCGCCAGGCGCGGATAAGTTTTGGCGTCCCCGTGCGACATGCCGAGTCCGCCGCCGACGGTGACGTTGTAGCCGGCGAGCTTCCCGTTCTCCCCGATGGCGATGAACCCGAGATCCTGCGTGTAGACATCGACATCGTTGCTCGGCGGGATGGCGAAGCCGATCTTGAATTTCCGCGGGAGATAAGTTTTGCCGTAGATGGGCTCTTCCTCTTCGTCCCCCGAGACTTTTTCGCCGTCGAGCCAGATCTCGTGGTAGGCGCGGGTGCGCGGGGTCAGGTGGGTGCTCACTGCGCGGGCATCATCGAGCACGGGCGCGTGTAGTTCCGACTGCCAGGGGTTGGGATTGCACATCACGTTGCGGTTCACATCGCCGCAGGCCGCGATGGTGTCCATCAGCGCGGCGTTGATCCCCTGCATGGTCGTCTTGAGGACGTCCTTCGTGATGAAATGCAGCTGGAAGGCCTGCCGCGTGGTCAGCTTGAGGGTGTGGCTGCCGTATTTGTCGGCCAAAGCGTCGATTTTGAGCCATTGCTCCGGTGTGCAGACTCCCCCGGGGACGCGGATGCGGATCATGAATATGAATGCTTTCTCCAGTCCGGCCTTCTTGCGTTCGCTGCGCTGATCGCGGTGGTCCTGCTGGTAGATGCCGTGGAATTTGCTGAGGTTTGTGTCGTTGTCCGAGATCGCGCCGGTCGAGCGGTCTTCAAGGCTCGCAGTCAGGGTTCCCCGCAGGTAGTGGCTGGCGGCTTTGATTTCTTCCACTTTCGACAGCGGCTTGGGATCGGATTTGTCAGGCATGGCGGATGGTGCTTGGTTGACCCTCCTGCTTACGCGGCGGCGCGTCCCTCGGCAATCGCGGAATGTGCTTGTTGCGCGCGAGTCCGCTTTGGGGCAATGGTTATTCCCCATGCCGGACCTGGTATCGCAGTCCTTTTTGCCGGAGCGGTTGACCGCGGTGTCGGTCCTTCGCGCTTACCGTGACGGATTCTTTCCCATGGCCTGCGGGGACGGCCGGTTGCGCTGGTTTTCCCCCGATCCGCGCGGCGTGCTGCCGCTCGACGCGTTTCATCTGCCCCGGGGCTTCCGCCGCGTTTTACCGCGTCTGGATTTCGACGTCACAGTGAACACCGCCTTCGACGAAGTTGTCGCGGGCTGCGCCGACCGGCGGGAGACTTGGATCGACCCGTCCATCGCGCGTGTTTATTCTGATCTGCACGCGGGGCGCGCGGCGCACAGCATCGAAGTGTGGGCCGGCGGACGGCTCTGCGGCGGCCTTTACGGGGTCCAGATCGGCGGCGCTTTCTTCGGCGAGTCGATGTTTTCGCGCATAAGTGAGGCGTCGAAGGTCGCGCTGCTCGCGCTGGTCGATCTCCTGCGTTCCGGCGGCTTCGGCCTTCTCGATATCCAGTGGGTGACGGGGCATCTGGAAAGTTTCGGTGCACGGGAAATCAGCAGGGCCGCTTACATCAAGCGCCTCCGCGATGCCATGCAGTGGGATTGCCTTTTTCCGGCCCGCGGTCCCGTCGTCGTGCCGGGTTTGTCGCGCGACCGGCCCAGGCCGATCGCGGGGTTCGCCCGGTGAACGCTATTTTTGCGGAGTCGATTTGATTTCGCCGTCGGCGAAAAGAGTGACGATCTCTGTTTCGCGGGCTGCCTCGGCCGCGGATACCAGCGGCTGGTGCCTGGCATCCATGGTGATGGTGAATCCGCGGGCGAGCGTCTGGCGCGGCCCGAGAATGCCGAGGGCATGCACGTGGCGCGCGTGCTCGCCGGATCGGCGTGAAAGGCCTGAGGCCGCTGCACGGATCTGACGGCTCTGCAGTTCGGAAAGCCGCGATCGCGTCGCGCTCACCTGCGCCGAGGGAGAACGCGCACGGAGGACGGCGCGGGCCCGCTGCCATGCTTCACGCAGGAGCAGCATCCGCGACGAAACGGCAAGCTCGGCGCGATCGCGGAGATCATCTGTCGTTTGCGAAAGATCCGCGATGCGGCGCGCCGGCAGTTGGAAGACGCCCGAAACGGTGCGATTCGCCAGGCGTGAGCGTGCCGAAACCAAATGCGCGGCTGCCTCGCGTCCGAGTCGCCGCAGGAGAAGCGCCAGCCGCTCGAGTGTCGCGGTCCGATCCGCGCTGAGAATTTCCGCCGCGGCGCTCGGCGTGGGCGCACGCACGTCCGCCGCAAGGTCGGAAGTGGTCACGTCGGTCTCGTGGCCCACCGCGGAGATCACCGGGATGCTGCTGGCGGCGATGGCCCTGGCCACGCACTCCTCGTTGAATTCCCACAGGTCCTCCAGACTGCCGCCCCCTCGGGTCACGACAATCACGTCAACGTCGGGAAAGCCGCTGTGTGCGGTGTCTCCGAAGCCGCCGATAGCCCCGGCAATTTCCCGGGCGGCGCCTGCACCCTGCACGCGCACGGGTGCGATGAAGACCTCGATGTGCGGAGCGCGGCGGCGCAGCACGTGCAGAAAGTCGCGGATGGCGGCCCCGGCGGGTGATGTCACCACGCCGACGCGCACCGGGTGGGGAGGGAGAGCCTTCTTGCGTGACTGCTCGAACAGTCCCTCGGCCCGCAATTTCTCCTGCAGTGCGCGCAATCGCGCTTCAAGTTCACCCGCACCTCGCGCCTGCATGCGACGCACCACGATCTGGTATTGCCCGCGCGCCTCATAAAGCGTCACGTCACCGGTCGCCTCGACGTGCATGCCGTCTCGCAGATCCGGCGCGGCCGATGTGGATCCGCGGAACATCACGCACGAGACCTGAGCGGTCGCGTCCTTCAGGCTGAAATACCGGTGGCCGGATGGCTGGAGGCGCAGATTGGAAATTTCCCCCTCGACCCAGACCGTGCCCATCTTGCCCTCGAGACAGGTGCGGACCTCGCGGTTGAGACGGCTGACCGTCCACGGCTTTCCGCTTTCGCCGGCACCGTCGTCCGCATCCGCGAAATGCAACTCCGCCTGCGAAAAAGGAGGCCGCCGCGGGACGCGTTTCATGCCGGGGGAAACTGCTGCCACTCTTCGCGCAGCGTCGATACCAGATCGCGCAGGCGCGCCGAGAGCTTGGGTTCCGAAAGAATCCGCTGGGCAGACAAAGGGTCGCGCACGAGATGTTGTGCGAAGAGATCGCCGAGCACTGCCGGATCCTCCAATTCGCCCGCCGCACCGACGAATGCCTCCGGCAGCTCGATGCCGCGCGAAACAAGACCGGTGCAAATTTCCTGCAGCTCGCGCTGCAGCGCGCGGCAGGCCTCCTCGTCGTCGACGACCGTCTCGAAGGCGCCCGCCCGTCCCACCAAGTAGGGTTCGGTCTGTTCGAAAGAATCGAAGCGCACGCGCCCGAGACCCTGCAGGATGAGTTGGCTTGTGCCGTCCGGCTGCTCCACGCAGGCGCGCACCAGACCCGCGCCGGCGATGGGAAAAATCGTCTCCCGGCCGGTATCGGGTCGCACCATGCCGACGGCGAAGATGCGGTCGCCCGCAAGCACCGTGGAAAGCATTTGCCGGTAGCGCGGTTCGAAAATCCGGAGGGGCAGCAGCGCGTCCGGGAAAAGGGTCACGCCGCTCAGCGCCATGACCGGCATTGTTTCGGGCAGTTGGACCGCGCCTTTCTTCATCACGATTGCAGGTTAGGCCAAATCCCGCCGCAGAGGATCCTTTTTTCGCTTCTGGCCGGCTTGGGGCTCGGGTATTTTCACGCCATGTCCGACAGTCCGAAATTCCGCCGCATCGTGCTCAAACTCAGCGGGGAGGCGCTTCG
Proteins encoded in this region:
- a CDS encoding NAD(P)/FAD-dependent oxidoreductase, which produces MKTLLILGAGTGGTMMASHLRKKLPGNEWNIRIIDRALDHYYQPGFLFMPFGIYSEKDVYRPMGRVIPKGVEYTEAEVDRVDADANRVLLKNGNAAGYDILIVATGVHPEPEQVEGMAGPDWRKNIHEFYTFEGAKALAARLKSWKGGRLVVHVCEMPIKCPVAPLEFCFLADAWLTQHGLRDKTDISYVTPLSGAFTKPVASGILGRLLGEKRISVVHDFAIARVDPEDHRMVSWDEKEVTYDLLVTVPPNMGDPMIERSGLGDEMNFVPTDKHTLQSKAHKNIFVIGDATDVPTSKAGSVAHFECEVLTENILGHIRGEELTAHFDGHANCFIESGHGKGFLLDFNYDQEPLTGTFPFPVVGPMKLLSESRLNHLGKMAFKWIYWNVLLPGLPIPFVGHKMSMAGKNLPSKAA
- a CDS encoding Gfo/Idh/MocA family oxidoreductase, with the translated sequence MTTRRRFLQNSAAALTYFLMMPSRRAVGEDILGRNIIRLGHIGVGGRGSGLLQNFLSVPGARSVAIADPFRQRREAAGQTVMQIQGHTPKLHNDFRELLADPDIDAVIIATPDHWHVPIGLEAVRAGKDVYVEKPLGHSLAQNKAMLDACVKHDRIFQYGTQQRSQEIIRRGIELVLNGYIGDIEHIDIWAYEGIGGGSLEEIPIPDGLDYELYIGPAPMRPCTEDRIKSPASWFCADYALGFIAGWGAHPLDISLWGLDYDQQGPFKIRGTGTVATPDALFNTITTWDVRMEFAGGIKTRFMSDNIAKPVVEAYRKDWCRNGTTFFGTKGWVSLSREGYAASNPEWFRVKHGPDAKRVPYDNDYYRAFVDAVRQHTPSIGPIGDAVRSDALSHLSALAIQSGAEVVWDPKSYRIISPEPLNERTSNPVRGNWAQV
- the tusE gene encoding TusE/DsrC/DsvC family sulfur relay protein, with product MPTKIFAGTPVDTDDEGYLVNHAQWNKDVAAALAAEEGITLTDSHWKILDFIDKDFKERGAVPGMRRMNKIGNIATKDLYSLFPDGPIKKAAKISGYPKPASCV
- the xseA gene encoding exodeoxyribonuclease VII large subunit produces the protein MKRVPRRPPFSQAELHFADADDGAGESGKPWTVSRLNREVRTCLEGKMGTVWVEGEISNLRLQPSGHRYFSLKDATAQVSCVMFRGSTSAAPDLRDGMHVEATGDVTLYEARGQYQIVVRRMQARGAGELEARLRALQEKLRAEGLFEQSRKKALPPHPVRVGVVTSPAGAAIRDFLHVLRRRAPHIEVFIAPVRVQGAGAAREIAGAIGGFGDTAHSGFPDVDVIVVTRGGGSLEDLWEFNEECVARAIAASSIPVISAVGHETDVTTSDLAADVRAPTPSAAAEILSADRTATLERLALLLRRLGREAAAHLVSARSRLANRTVSGVFQLPARRIADLSQTTDDLRDRAELAVSSRMLLLREAWQRARAVLRARSPSAQVSATRSRLSELQSRQIRAAASGLSRRSGEHARHVHALGILGPRQTLARGFTITMDARHQPLVSAAEAARETEIVTLFADGEIKSTPQK
- the cysI gene encoding assimilatory sulfite reductase (NADPH) hemoprotein subunit, giving the protein MPDKSDPKPLSKVEEIKAASHYLRGTLTASLEDRSTGAISDNDTNLSKFHGIYQQDHRDQRSERKKAGLEKAFIFMIRIRVPGGVCTPEQWLKIDALADKYGSHTLKLTTRQAFQLHFITKDVLKTTMQGINAALMDTIAACGDVNRNVMCNPNPWQSELHAPVLDDARAVSTHLTPRTRAYHEIWLDGEKVSGDEEEEPIYGKTYLPRKFKIGFAIPPSNDVDVYTQDLGFIAIGENGKLAGYNVTVGGGLGMSHGDAKTYPRLANLIGFCTREQVVDVAEKVVMVQRDFGDRTNRKHARLKYTIEDRGVEWFRDELEKRLGYKLGESRPFKFDDSGDRYGWTRGTDGRWHYTLFVQNGRLRDTDELKTKTGLREIAKIHTGDFRLTANQNVIIGGVTDEAKPRIEALLAEYKLDHPERLTGLRLNSMACVALPTCGLALAESERYLPDLVTQLDAVIEECGLRHDAIVVRMTGCPNGCARPYLGEIGFVGRAPGKYNIYLGAAFDGSRLNKLYKPSVQADQIVAELAPIIRRYAKEREDGERFGNFTIRAGYVRPSTEGRLFHEEIMA
- a CDS encoding helix-turn-helix transcriptional regulator, whose translation is MNRQCHAMKLELGRNEAVCGKVLDLLHLVSGKVRFRIICLLARGDFCVRDIAGVVGHGNLSNTSQQLKILRMAGVVGHRREQRNIIYFLADERVRKMIRFLRREFLASEK
- a CDS encoding AraC family transcriptional regulator, which produces MKKRRTFRTERELFHADTCEPLKNAAACGDLRLHALGQGAYPGGRLPRHDFKELLSVGSWNAATDQSWGLDWHCNEGIEIGYLYAGRIPFATDDGAFEVGPGHLTITRPWQRHRVGQPMVPASHYSWIILDVGVRRPNQVWRWPKWLLAPEKVRRSLTAQLSHNERPVWRANQSIAACFRKLDAAVALGAGGANRAMLKVVISELLLLLAGLLESRNPRLDTSVPGSERTVRWFLANLPRRLDEPWSLDTMAAACGIGRTHFASCCRKIVNCPPVEYLIRCRLDAAAAMLRAEPAIRITEIAFRCGFHSSQYFASAFRKRFGCSPGEARSRPVQPGIR
- a CDS encoding leucyl/phenylalanyl-tRNA--protein transferase, yielding MPDLVSQSFLPERLTAVSVLRAYRDGFFPMACGDGRLRWFSPDPRGVLPLDAFHLPRGFRRVLPRLDFDVTVNTAFDEVVAGCADRRETWIDPSIARVYSDLHAGRAAHSIEVWAGGRLCGGLYGVQIGGAFFGESMFSRISEASKVALLALVDLLRSGGFGLLDIQWVTGHLESFGAREISRAAYIKRLRDAMQWDCLFPARGPVVVPGLSRDRPRPIAGFAR
- a CDS encoding sugar phosphate isomerase/epimerase, which produces MKIGCFALIQPFSPMRRQFELIRQLGFDHADLTDNHDGATLGTEYGFSASFSLDSHPSTILDMVNEFGLTLTSVCAHANLLDPTSPDRYGTTEIIKALKLAHFLGVKQVITTEGDPKTDFGHRLSDEQRLFCIREKLHEPVRWADSFGIELLLEPHGILTDTVDGMSRILDALGHEGTVGINLDTGNSWLGGGDPIEFVKTFGSRIKHVHWKDMPEEWLPERGTRFGCGMGLIPLGDGLVGIEAIVKELLAAGFDGPTTLEVAGEEAVKVSAERLRRWAA